One genomic window of Hydra vulgaris chromosome 03, alternate assembly HydraT2T_AEP includes the following:
- the LOC136078513 gene encoding protein unc-13 homolog C-like has translation MAVTISEIRNMFKEMFAEYKKDIELLIKQQEENVLKVISANAKITSDRQQKTELNIIDSMEKIKSLEKDVFDIKESLNFHEELIEKKIKNNIESIEKERVAKNIAHKNIEFTDLKNKLREIEDRSRRNNLRINGLKENENETWMESETKVIKVFEQTLGVKNVKIERAHRCGCRDAKKPRTIMIKLLDYKDIVEILKNSFKLKGESIFINEDFCYETNVIRKELRERMKTERQLGKFAYISYDKLIVRDWVSKKPCQESKS, from the coding sequence atgGCAGTTACAATTAGCGAAATAAGaaatatgtttaaagaaatgtttGCTGAGTATAAGAAAGACATAGAGTTACTAATAAAACAACAAGAAGAAAACGTTCTTAAAGTCATTAGTGCAAATGCAAAGATAACGAGTGACAGACAACAAAAAACAGAATTAAATATTATCGACagtatggaaaaaattaaaagtctcGAAAAGGATGTATTTGATATAAAAGAAAGCTTAAATTTTCACGAAGAACTcattgaaaaaaagattaaaaataatattgaatctATCGAGAAAGAAAGAGTTGCTAAAAATATAGCGCACAAAAATATAGAGTTTACCGaccttaaaaataaactaagaGAAATTGAAGATCGGTCTCGAAGAAATAATCTCAGGATTAATGGACTGAAAGAAAACGAAAATGAAACATGGATGGAAAGTGAAACAAAAGTGATCAAAGTGTTTGAACAGACTTTAGgggtaaaaaatgttaaaattgaaCGAGCGCATCGCTGCGGATGTAGAGATGCAAAAAAACCACGAACAATCatgataaaacttttagattaCAAAGATATagtggaaattttaaaaaattcttttaaattaaagggtgaaagtattttcattaatgaagatttttGCTACGAAACTAATGTAATAAGAAAAGAATTGAGAGAAAGAATGAAAACTGAAAGGCAGCTGGGAAAATTTGCATATATATCGTATGATAAGCTAATTGTGCGCGATTGGGTATCAAAAAAACCGTGCCAAGAAAGCAAGagttaa